One part of the Streptomyces sp. NBC_00286 genome encodes these proteins:
- a CDS encoding Crp/Fnr family transcriptional regulator, protein MNAPATAGMLRALPAEHRQRLMRFAREVSFPQGTRLFEEGRRADRFWIIRTGSVALDMRVPGRRAAVIETLGHNELIGWSWLFAPHTWHLGAEATTPVRAYEFDATMIRSMCKDDPALGASVAQWVGDVLAHRLRSARTRLLDLYAPYGSGNLL, encoded by the coding sequence ATGAACGCTCCCGCGACGGCCGGCATGCTGCGGGCGCTGCCCGCCGAGCACCGGCAACGGCTGATGCGCTTCGCCCGGGAGGTGTCGTTCCCCCAGGGCACCCGTCTCTTCGAGGAGGGCCGCCGCGCCGACCGGTTCTGGATCATCCGTACCGGCAGCGTCGCCCTCGACATGCGCGTGCCCGGCCGCCGCGCCGCCGTCATCGAGACCCTCGGACACAACGAACTCATCGGCTGGTCCTGGCTGTTCGCCCCACACACCTGGCACCTGGGCGCCGAGGCAACCACCCCGGTGCGCGCCTACGAGTTCGACGCCACCATGATCCGCTCGATGTGCAAGGACGACCCCGCGCTCGGCGCGAGCGTCGCCCAGTGGGTGGGCGACGTCCTCGCCCACCGCCTGCGCTCGGCCCGCACCCGGCTGCTGGACCTGTACGCCCCCTATGGCAGCGGCAACCTCCTGTGA
- a CDS encoding CBS domain-containing protein, whose product MHGSPHIVSDVMSETVAAIGREAAFKEIVRMMQDWKVSALPVLEGEGRVVGVVSEADLLPKEEFRDSDPDRHTQLRRLSDLAKAGAVTAGELMTSPALTVHADATLAQAARTMAHAKVKRLPVVDDVGMLQGIVSRADLLKVFLRDDEDIAEEVRREVVSYLFPAPTSAVRVAVRDGVVTLSGRIRDTSLVPVAARLVRAVEGVVNVEFNLAEHGGSSESATAPSGHGKSENASLS is encoded by the coding sequence ATGCACGGCAGCCCGCACATCGTGAGCGATGTCATGAGTGAGACCGTCGCCGCCATCGGCCGCGAGGCCGCCTTCAAGGAGATCGTGCGGATGATGCAGGACTGGAAGGTCAGCGCCCTGCCCGTCCTGGAAGGTGAGGGCCGGGTCGTCGGGGTGGTGTCCGAGGCCGACCTGCTGCCCAAGGAGGAGTTCCGCGACAGCGACCCCGACCGGCACACCCAGCTGCGCCGCCTCTCCGACCTGGCGAAGGCAGGCGCGGTGACCGCCGGAGAGCTGATGACCTCACCGGCCCTCACCGTCCACGCCGACGCGACGCTCGCCCAGGCCGCCCGGACCATGGCACACGCCAAGGTCAAACGGCTCCCGGTGGTCGACGACGTCGGCATGCTGCAGGGCATCGTCAGCCGCGCCGACCTGCTGAAGGTGTTCCTGCGCGACGACGAGGACATCGCGGAGGAGGTACGCCGGGAAGTGGTGTCGTACCTCTTCCCCGCGCCGACGTCAGCCGTACGCGTGGCGGTGCGGGACGGGGTCGTGACGCTCAGCGGCCGCATCCGGGACACGTCTTTGGTGCCCGTGGCCGCACGTCTGGTCCGGGCCGTCGAGGGCGTCGTGAACGTGGAGTTCAACCTCGCCGAGCACGGCGGTTCCTCCGAGTCGGCCACTGCCCCGTCAGGCCACGGCAAGAGCGAGAACGCGTCGCTGTCATGA